A stretch of Deltaproteobacteria bacterium DNA encodes these proteins:
- a CDS encoding cob(I)yrinic acid a,c-diamide adenosyltransferase — protein sequence MTTTLGPGYTHIYTGGGKGKTTASLGLALRAVGNGLRVLVIQFLKGRKEMTGERKAALRLAPDLEIRPRGGEGFVGPGEPSEEDRFQAGVALAEAFDEADSGNWDVIVLDEINVAVHLGLIPLGEVLVLLDSRPDGLELILTGRMAPPGLMDRADLVTEMREVKHYFNAGVNARKGIEK from the coding sequence ATGACCACCACACTGGGTCCCGGTTATACTCATATTTACACGGGGGGCGGCAAGGGAAAGACAACGGCATCCCTGGGCCTGGCCCTGAGGGCGGTTGGGAACGGTCTCAGGGTCCTTGTAATACAGTTTTTAAAGGGTAGAAAGGAAATGACAGGTGAGAGAAAGGCAGCCCTCAGGCTTGCTCCGGATCTGGAGATACGACCCCGGGGCGGCGAAGGCTTTGTCGGACCGGGCGAGCCGTCCGAGGAGGACCGTTTTCAGGCGGGCGTTGCTCTTGCCGAGGCCTTCGATGAGGCTGACTCCGGGAACTGGGATGTCATTGTTTTAGACGAAATCAACGTCGCCGTCCATCTCGGCCTCATCCCCCTTGGGGAGGTCCTGGTCCTGCTCGACTCCAGACCTGACGGTCTGGAATTGATTCTTACCGGCAGGATGGCCCCTCCGGGACTTATGGATCGGGCCGACCTTGTAACGGAGATGAGGGAGGTAAAGCATTATTTTAATGCGGGCGTCAATGCTCGCAAAGGGATTGAGAAATAG